The Gloeobacter violaceus PCC 7421 DNA window AGCGCACCCGCCTCGACTGGAAGATTATCAACAACGCCCTGCAGGACATGGAGCAGGCGTTTCGGATCTTTGCACCCTACGCCAACCGCCGCAAAGTGGCGATCTTCGGCTCCTCGCGCACCGGCCCCGGCACCGCCATCTTCGAGCACGCCCGCGCCTTTGCCCACCGGGTGGTGGAGCGCGGTTTCATGGTGGTGACCGGCGCCGGGGGCGGTGTGATGGAAGCGGGCAACGCCGGGGCTTCCACCGAAGAATCGTTTGGCCTCAACATCAGTCTGCCCTTCGAGCAGGGAGCCAACCCCCACATCGACGGCGACGCCAAGCTGATTCACTTTAAGTACTTCTTCACCCGCAAGCTGTTTTTTGTGCGGGAGACGGACGGGTTTGCCCTGTTTCCGGGGGGTCTGGGTACCCAGGACGAGTGCTTCGAGGTGCTGACGCTGTTGCAGACGGGCAAGGCGGCGATGCTGCCCCTGGTGATGGTCGACCTGCCCGGGGGCGACTACTGGCAAAGTTGGGACGCCTATTTGCGCACGCAGCTGTTGGGCCGCGGCCTTATCTCGCCCGCCGACGTCAATCTCTACCGGATCACCGACGACATCGACATTGCCTGCGACCACATCTGTCAATTTTATCGCGTCTACCATTCCAGCCGTTACGTGGGCTCGCAGCTGGTCATTCGCTTGCAGCAGGAATTGTCCGACGGGTTTGTCGAATCGCTCAACGACCACTTTTACGACATCCTCGACCAAGGGCGGATCGCCAAAAGCCCGGCGCTCGCGCGCGAAGAAAACGACAAGGCCCACCCGCTCCCCAGGCTGGTGCTCCACTTCGACCGGGCGAGCTTCGGACGCCTGCGCATGCTCATCGACGCCATCAACAATTACGAACCGTCGCGGGATCTGCACACCGACCCGGCGGTGCGGCTCGGAGGCGGCTGCGGTACAAATCTGTAAAACCACCGTTGACAAACCGGACGCCATTGCAAAAGTAGGTATAATGACGCGGTACGGCTTTCACACTGGCGCCCGGTTTTGGAGAGCACTCTATGGATCTGATCGAATGGTTTAAGGACCGGCGCAAGAATGGCCGGCTCAGCAAAGAAGAGCGCCAGCGCGAGATCGCCGACGGTCTTTGGACCAAGTGCGTTTCGTGCGCTGC harbors:
- a CDS encoding LOG family protein; amino-acid sequence: MVVMDTLRPTALSRELDTLLKRLADHPHGELIARTLQQIVQISNAPERTRLDWKIINNALQDMEQAFRIFAPYANRRKVAIFGSSRTGPGTAIFEHARAFAHRVVERGFMVVTGAGGGVMEAGNAGASTEESFGLNISLPFEQGANPHIDGDAKLIHFKYFFTRKLFFVRETDGFALFPGGLGTQDECFEVLTLLQTGKAAMLPLVMVDLPGGDYWQSWDAYLRTQLLGRGLISPADVNLYRITDDIDIACDHICQFYRVYHSSRYVGSQLVIRLQQELSDGFVESLNDHFYDILDQGRIAKSPALAREENDKAHPLPRLVLHFDRASFGRLRMLIDAINNYEPSRDLHTDPAVRLGGGCGTNL